In Bacteroidota bacterium, the following are encoded in one genomic region:
- a CDS encoding phosphatase PAP2 family protein, whose amino-acid sequence MKKYFSPLQPLDLVVIVFATLLIALDIIFHLSIEHYLELISVNVIVIIFVLVVANLDARYENKLLKSIRSWYIAPMILLTFKQLYFMIAPIHGKDYDTLLIEIDRWLFGVDPTVWLWQFSHPLLTEIIQIAYSSFYFLFIIAGYELYKKGDFEKFYYAAFLIVYGFYLSYIGYFFLPAVGPRFTLHDFGTTNTELPGLFITNFLRDFVNYGESIVKGHPNPVEIVQRDVFPSGHTQLTLVLMYISAHYKMKSKLFLWAIGTLLIFGTVYLRYHYVIDLIAGGVFMILTIGTAKFVYNGWNNLRMRWQ is encoded by the coding sequence TTGAAAAAATATTTCTCTCCTTTACAGCCTCTCGATTTAGTAGTTATAGTTTTTGCTACCCTCCTGATTGCCCTCGATATTATCTTCCACTTAAGTATCGAACACTATCTTGAATTAATATCTGTTAATGTTATTGTAATAATTTTTGTTTTAGTGGTTGCCAATCTCGATGCGAGGTATGAAAACAAACTATTGAAAAGTATCCGAAGCTGGTATATTGCTCCGATGATTCTATTAACATTCAAACAGCTTTATTTTATGATCGCCCCGATACACGGAAAAGATTATGATACGCTGTTAATTGAGATTGATAGATGGCTTTTTGGTGTCGATCCTACGGTTTGGCTGTGGCAGTTTTCGCATCCGCTATTAACCGAAATTATACAAATTGCATATTCAAGTTTTTACTTTTTGTTCATCATCGCAGGTTACGAGTTGTATAAAAAGGGGGACTTCGAAAAGTTTTATTACGCAGCGTTTTTAATCGTGTACGGATTTTATCTTTCGTACATAGGTTATTTTTTTCTGCCAGCGGTCGGTCCAAGATTTACGCTGCACGATTTTGGAACGACTAACACCGAATTGCCCGGGTTATTTATTACAAACTTCCTCCGAGACTTTGTTAATTATGGCGAGTCGATTGTGAAAGGGCATCCGAATCCCGTTGAGATTGTGCAGCGGGATGTTTTTCCCAGCGGGCACACTCAACTGACACTTGTATTAATGTATATCTCGGCTCACTACAAAATGAAATCGAAATTATTCCTTTGGGCCATCGGAACATTATTAATTTTTGGGACTGTTTATTTGCGATATCATTATGTAATCGATTTAATAGCTGGCGGTGTGTTTATGATCTTAACTATAGGGACTGCAAAATTTGTATATAACGGTTGGAATAATTTGAGAATGCGGTGGCAATAG